TTTCCAGAAGTATATCATGCACTATGTGCTAGACATTTGTTGGAAAACCTCAAAAGTGTGTCTAAAAGGGTTAAAAGTTACTAGTGGCACTACTGGAAAATGTGCAAAGCGTATAAAAAATCTGATTTTGATCACCACTATGGTATACTAGCACGACGTATCCCAGACAGTGCACGTACACTCACTACTGTTGGGTTCAACAGATGGTCTAGACATCATGCAGATCATGTTCGGTATGCTTACCTAACTTCTAATAGTGCAGAGTCAATGAACGCACTGTCAGTTCATGCGAGGAAACTCCCGATTACAATGCTTCTTGAATTCTTTAGAGCTTCAGTTCAACAATGGTTTTGGGAACACCGAAACACTGCCGATGGTTTAACAACCCCTGTCACACCATATGCAGAGCGTAAGCTTGGTAAAAGAAATCGTAAGTCTATTAGTTGGACTGTCAAACCGATATCACAAGTTAAGTTTGAGGTATTGGATATGAAAAAAGGCGGTAAAGTCAATCTACAAGATAAAACTTGCACATGTAAACAATGGCAGTTTTTCGGTATACCCTGTGGacatgtataacaaccctcatatttccatacctgaattgactaatttgactatagggttgttatccatacgtaatatataattaaatttgacattgatcaaatatttatttttagtcgacactttttgttaactaaagtttacactaattatataaaataactttagttaatattaatattaatgcgtattatatttaaaactatatgaaacataattattaattaaatgataagttattttaatcattatatatatatttttagcttataaaaaaagagattttttttaaaataaaataatgagcccatgaattttgactaaatatttttaaaaacaaaaacttattaaaaacatttttaacatgtttttattttttgtcaaaattggcacctttattttatttatattttttcttttcaccaaccatttttttcctataaatacccacttccatttcataaaaacttgtatcaaatctttggaaaaactctctcacaaacttgggaaagtacttgaggtattttctatattttttatcgaattgcttttattttttatatattcattaaaaattcgaatttaatatatataaattatttttacatgttataattagtattataagtattataatgtataaaaataatttttataatttatggaatattatttataattaaatacgaattatgtagtatttaaacataaaaacaatataaaattcgtaataaaatattaaacagtaataaaaataattataattttttttttgagattattatacttttataaacaagcgaaaattataaaaattaaataaatgggatgattagtatttaaaaagaatttacttttgcattattctaaaccgagagaaataagaaagaaaatacaaaataaatacaaacgtgtattaaatatttttataaaatttttatatgattagtagcatcactagatactttaaaaaaatatataaaaattaattttaaattatttttcttatttatttaattataggccgattacaatggttaaataattagaaaatattaaataaataatattttgatataaaatttgatttaataatttttataacatttttacataatatagaacctgtaaaaaatataaaattatttatttaggtcaatttaatatttattacctaattaaatttgattaatataaatcgagtatatatataaagaaaagtgggaaataaatacaaaaacttgataaaattatttttataaaatatcctactgaattgtataattaactaagtttataaaaattataaatataatatttaatgaattaatattcgaattaacatatattagtatgattttcgattaacataagtatattacatatactaaattaatattattattataacttacggttaataactaagtatactatatgtgacgattgctccaaatccatatggacgaatacgtcattcatcgatttcattgcaaggtattgacctctatatgatacgttttgtaaacattgcattcttttgaaaaggcacaccatcaatgaatatttaaatcaaagattctcgacatctgatgatttctatatatagacaataaccgtaaataatagtttacaatagtaattccgttgacaatgcagtcaaaataaaatacatggtgatgattttgtgaatgcaacgttttcttgaataaagcatgcaagactccatgcacatagtttgtataacatgtaagcaaacagcggaagacttctagagaatctgagaataaacatgctaacaagtgtcaacacaaaggttggtgagttcatagttttagtgtttcgcataatctgtatataaaagttgatcacaagatttcagttgtttcatccagaaacatttatcaatagattctacataacagagcaccctggtaactaagctttaacgttataatgataaataccccattcgttttaatacacgcaaaccaacgtgtccaaaactcaaataacacacgtccgttaaaaggctagcgctctagctcagacggggatgtcaagccctatggatctatatactgttattcgcgcccaccagtccatatcctatgtacttgcagctactagttaccaaagctaagggattttcggttcaaactcagtgtagaatttagtatgtacttgtatccattgcgtttaaaataaattgcatgtattctcagcccaaaaatatatattgcaaaagcaattaaaaagggagcaatgaaactcaccttagcagcatatgaagttattcaccaaaatgtgaccgaaacttggattaccaattaatcgtagatctcaacctagagaacatatgttggtcaataaatgtctatcaagctaggtcaagtcatagtgtatcacaatcctaatgctcgagatagacatataatagttatccaaagtcgtttcaaaaagtcaattttgacaatagttcaacaaaacgagacgtgccttatataaggattcatttactcggttggtaatatttaaaagttcactttatcaatctcgtaaataagttgtttaaatcttaattgcagattcaaaagcaatttcaattaacgtcaatcataattcagttgatcatatcttttaatccgttcatcgaaatattcgatatctaaatgaaaagttattgatttttcgccagctttccaaaaacatgtatatcatataccttttaccagtaatatatgtatttaattagtgattcattataaactgtttaacgacgaaatttagcatacaagcatatataaatatatatacttgagcactagacatggatacataattaatatataaaagataagatatgagtgcttacgtatcagtattgagattcaatattgtaagaaagtacgtagacgtaacggagatgataaacactaggtttgattcacaaatatacccccgaacattactcataacctccttggcaataacccataatttccttagctctatcccgcttgaaaaccattttgaaagtgaactcataacctcgtcatagtattttatgtataatactaattaataatattaataataataagattaataataatattaatcttaataataataataataataataataataataataataataataataataataataataataataataataataataataataataataataaataaaataaatacggagtaatatatgattagagaaaCTGAGGCAAAAgtagagcaatttatagaaccttttctgaaaaagtaccccatgcgatcgcatgggatttgtgcttcaaggccatgcgatcgcatggccctctgatccagctcacaaacttttaactttttatttgtcgatataattttatataatatatataatatatttaatttatataattaattatatattatattaaattcacatgcatagttgacttgtaatttttgttccgataagtcgtacgtcatcactcgacttatgtcccgattccggtttttcaaatatcctttcgtacgctgaaaaaacttgtattttacatttcgtgtcacgtacctttgtcaaaatatagccttaaattatccctaaactataccactcaaagtatatcttaaaatttcgagtattttgatcatttacttctataaatcattgtctcgctatttgttaatatatatataataacaattcatttttatgaccaagttaatattatattttatcgtattgttaaatatatattttcgatattaataaacacgttttaaaatacatatcgctagttattcatatatctaattccaacagttgatattccttattattgtatgtgtctaaattacgttatttaaacaaacactttaccatttattccgaataccgttaagaatgaatgatttcccaaatcaacatggactttacaacagagacccgtaataatatcataatccttaagggactcaataattatcttttaattcaatcgtttggtataatcttttaactctgtatctgaatatatcaatcagataatcaaaccaataagtttaatgcacaatatcatatactcaacactttgttacgttttcaagttatggtatatatatgtatctatttacctataattgttcgcgaatcgttgagaacaatctaaaggtaattgaatagttcaaaaattttgagattcaactttacagactttgcttatcgtgtcggaaacgttaaagattaagtttaaatttggtcaaaaattttcgggtcatcacagtacctacccgttaaagaaatttcgtctcgaaatttgagtgaggtcgtcatggctgacaataaaaatgttttcatgacgaatatgagttggtaaatagaattttatcaccattgaataatacagataaaacaatccgattactcgaagcgtatgagagaagttatcgtaatagagtgaaatggagaatagagattcgtcttatctcttgatgtaataacgattgattt
The window above is part of the Rutidosis leptorrhynchoides isolate AG116_Rl617_1_P2 chromosome 1, CSIRO_AGI_Rlap_v1, whole genome shotgun sequence genome. Proteins encoded here:
- the LOC139854128 gene encoding uncharacterized protein, producing the protein MCKAYKKSDFDHHYGILARRIPDSARTLTTVGFNRWSRHHADHVRYAYLTSNSAESMNALSVHARKLPITMLLEFFRASVQQWFWEHRNTADGLTTPVTPYAERKLGKRNRKSISWTVKPISQVKFEVLDMKKGGKVNLQDKTCTCKQWQFFGIPCGHV